The following are encoded in a window of Prochlorococcus marinus str. MIT 1013 genomic DNA:
- a CDS encoding histidine triad nucleotide-binding protein: MTTIFDKILSGEIPCDEVFSDNKCLAFKDITPQAPTHILIIPRKPIPSLQHIKKEDQELLGHLLLKGTEIANASGLESWRTIINTGEEAGQTVFHLHIHIIGGRKLSWPPG; encoded by the coding sequence ATGACAACAATTTTTGATAAAATTCTTAGTGGTGAAATACCATGTGACGAGGTTTTCAGTGATAACAAATGCCTAGCTTTCAAAGATATTACCCCCCAAGCACCTACTCACATTTTAATCATTCCTAGAAAACCTATTCCAAGTCTGCAACATATAAAAAAAGAAGATCAAGAATTACTGGGTCACTTACTTCTAAAAGGGACCGAAATTGCTAATGCCTCTGGTTTAGAAAGTTGGAGAACCATTATTAATACAGGCGAAGAAGCTGGTCAAACAGTATTTCACTTACATATTCATATCATTGGCGGAAGGAAATTAAGTTGGCCACCAGGGTGA